The genomic DNA AACGTTCAGTTGAATGTTGGAGAGTTGAACCAGCGTGACATCGTGATTAGCTTCAACGAGCCGCTGTTGTGTAGGCACACACAGGGTTGTGTCAACCCACAAATCAATCTGGCGATAGAGTCCTTTGCGGGGCGTATGTGGAACAAGCCGCAGATGCGTAGCACGGCGGCCATGAACGAGCTCATCACCGATCGTGGTGATCTGATAATCTTTGGTTACCTGCGAGGGCTCGTTGAGAAACAGTGACAGAAGGCCTGCGCCGGTTTGGTTGGCGCTGATCGCTTTCTGCACATGGCCTTCAATGACCTGCTTGATGCTCGGCTGGAAGAACATAAACTGGTTGTCCTTGACCGTAATGATACGAGGGGTTGGCTTGTTGATTTCCAATCGCACCAGAATGTCTCGCTGGTTCTTGCGTTTGATATACAATGCCCCATGTTCGACCGGGTCAGACAACCCCAATTGACCATAGGTTTTCTGTTGATTCATCGCCGCACGCATCGTCTTCATCCCTTGAAAGGCGCGTGCCATTTTTTCCATGATTGGAGCAATGACGACTTGCGTGCCTGAGGCTGACGGTCCGGGCCAAGCAACGAGCACCACCACAACGGCGGCGGAGATAAGAAGCTCTTTCTTTAGTCTCACGCGCATCTCCCTTTATGCTTCTTTAGTAAGCCCATAATCATGCGGAAAACGCATACCTTTGTCAAGAGCGTTCTAAACGGCTCGCTCCATTGTTTGCGGATGGAGAAGAGGTTTCCTGTCTGCGGTGTAATCAGTCTCAACTTCAAAAACCTTTTGGGGCTCATCTTGACAACATATATATGAGTCGGTACACTAACGCCTTTTTGATTAACATGATCTTCCCTGATTAGGGATACGCAAAACGTGCAATGGGCACTACCCTGATACAGGTGGTGCTCTGATCCGAGTTATTGTGGCGCTCGTGATGATAAGCAGGTGTGAGCCG from Blastocatellia bacterium includes the following:
- a CDS encoding outer membrane lipoprotein carrier protein LolA, translated to MRLKKELLISAAVVVVLVAWPGPSASGTQVVIAPIMEKMARAFQGMKTMRAAMNQQKTYGQLGLSDPVEHGALYIKRKNQRDILVRLEINKPTPRIITVKDNQFMFFQPSIKQVIEGHVQKAISANQTGAGLLSLFLNEPSQVTKDYQITTIGDELVHGRRATHLRLVPHTPRKGLYRQIDLWVDTTLCVPTQQRLVEANHDVTLVQLSNIQLNVSLPDELFTQKLPNGVQRVRG